DNA from bacterium:
CCCCACGAAAAACGCGGCGAAAATCACAAGGACGAGCGCGATCAGATTCGGATACATGAACGCGTCGAACGCCGTTCCAAACGCGGTGGCGGAAAGCGCGCTCACGAGATAATAGCCGGACCTGAGGAACGCCAGGTCGACATCGTCGGGCAACAGATTGTGTATTTTCTGATAGGTCCAAAGACCCCAGAACCAGTTGTTGTGCATGAGCTGCGAGGCGGAGGTGTTGCAGCGCGCGATAAACAAGAGCCAGAAGCCGGCCGAGGCCGCGGCGATGAGCACGAGCGCCGCGGCGGTGGGGACCGGATTGTTCGTCCGCGCGATTTTCACGGGGCTCCTGGGACTACGGGCAGCCCGCCTGCGTTGACCAGCCAACCATTTCGACGACCGCGCGAATCTTCAATCGGATACCCGGCGCACGCAAGCGCGCGACGCCCGCTTGCCGCGTCCCCGCCGTTCGTTTTACGATTCCACTCATCAAAACGTTAAGCCGATCGGGAGGCGCCGATGCGCAAGGCTTTCCGAATCTTCGTGGTGATCGCCGCCGTTATCGGCATGCGCGGTGCGTGGGCGCCGGCATTCGCGGACGATACGCAGGTCGTCTGTTTCGGCGACTCGGCGACCGAAGGTGCGGTGAATCTCTCGTTTCCGGACTTCCTGGAATTTTTCGTTGATCCGGGCGACGGCGAGGTCGTCAACGAGGGTGATAGCGGCGAGACGACGGACGAGGGCTATTGGCGCGCGCTTGGCCTGGTCGTCACGTTCCGCCACGCGGGCGCGAAGGTGTGGACGTATTGGGAAGGCGGCAACGACCTCATCGACTGGGTTGAGCAAAACGATCCGTATCTGCTTAGCGATCCCGCAAGCCCCACGTATCCGTATCGCGCCGAGCTTGACGCGAAGCTCGCATTGATCCGCAAGAACATCAAACGCACGGTCAACCTCATCCGCACGACGGGCTCGGATGTTGTGATCGGTACGTACGCGCCGCTCGTGCCGTGGCTTGCGTGCGATCCGTCGCCTCTCGGATTCCTGACGCCGGCGCTTGCCGAAATCGCGAATCACTACCAGGCGGAGCTCAACGATGCGATCCGCGCCGCGGCCGCGGACCTTTCCGCGCCGGTTAACGACATCGCGGCCGATCTCGGTTTCGTGAACGGCCACATCGTCAACTATCACGACTGCAATCACCTGAACGCACTCGGAAACTTCTGGGCCGCGGCGTCGTGGCGGATTGCGATCGCGCCGTATCTTTGACGGCCAGGAAAACCAGCGATCGCCGGTCGCCTGCGATGACCTTTCAGCCTTCCCGTCTTTCAGTCTTCCAGTCTATTCCATCGGACACGGGCACGGATCAAACCCGCTCCCTCACGGTCGCGGTTCGTTTTTGTGGCGGCGCGGCTTTGTGGCGACGTGTCATGCGTCGCACCAAAAAATCCTTCCGTTCGTGACCTCGATTATTCGCGCTATTGATCCAGGTCAAATCTGGCCGTTTTCGCCCAAAATCAACGAAAAATCGCGTTGACACCCCCCCTTGATGGGCGTATGCCGTGCACTGTTTGCGTCTGCAAACGTAGCCGCGCATCGCGGTTGGAAACGCCGCCGGATCAAGGAAGAAAAACATGTCCGTCCCCAAAGCCAACGAACAGGCCGGCACGCCCCGCGCCCGCCTGGCCCAGGTCGTCAATCAGCACATCGTCGAGATCGTCAGCGACTCCGGAGAAGGCGCGCAGACCTGCGGCCAGATGTTCGGAACGATCAGCGCGAAGATGGGCAATGGTGTCTGGACCGTCGAGATCATCCCCGCGGAGATCGAGCCGCCGTTCCGCTCGCGCGCCGGCGCCAGCGGCAACCGCATTCGCGTCGGCAAGGGCGTCGTGACGAACATGGGCGACCAGGCCGACCTGGTCGTCGCGTTCAACGAGCAGGTGCTCTACAGCCGCATCGACGTGGATGCGATCGCGCGGGGCGCGCACATCCT
Protein-coding regions in this window:
- a CDS encoding SGNH/GDSL hydrolase family protein, with product MRKAFRIFVVIAAVIGMRGAWAPAFADDTQVVCFGDSATEGAVNLSFPDFLEFFVDPGDGEVVNEGDSGETTDEGYWRALGLVVTFRHAGAKVWTYWEGGNDLIDWVEQNDPYLLSDPASPTYPYRAELDAKLALIRKNIKRTVNLIRTTGSDVVIGTYAPLVPWLACDPSPLGFLTPALAEIANHYQAELNDAIRAAAADLSAPVNDIAADLGFVNGHIVNYHDCNHLNALGNFWAAASWRIAIAPYL